The genomic DNA AGTGAAAAAGATTATACAGGGGCTAACTATGATAAGCCACTGAGAACACAGCAGGCATCAAATTCCACATCTTCAAAGGGAAGGTCTTCAAAGAGGAGACGGACAACTGCTCCGGAAGAAGTTATGTTTGCCGAGGAGGCAAAAGATGACATGGTTATAAGGGAAGCAACAAAGGACACACATAAAGTGTCTAATGAATATAGTAAGGAGTCTAGTAGCAGAATTCAAGAAATCTGTCAGGTTAATGCCACAAGAGAAGAGATCTCTTCAAGTCCATTGCTTGGAACAGTAACACTCCCTGATGAGATTTGCTCAGCACAGAGTATACATAGGGTGATACCTGGGTCAGGATCTGGTGACGCTGCAAAGGAAAGTTCAGATAAGAGTAAACAGCCTCAGGAACACTCTGACATTCAAGCTGATGATAGCCATTTATCTGAAACAAGAAATGGGGAAGTGGATCAATCATCAAGCATTGGTGAACTACTCCCACACAATTGTTTTGTCTCAGAGGACAAACCATTGATGGGTGAAGGTGAGGTGAACATGGGTGCTAAGGGCATCTAGTTGTTAGTTTATTACCTGCATTGCCAAATTTATAGGCTTTTACTATGTTAATTTTATCTGTTGTAGCCAAGCATCatcaaaatataatttatttatcttctTTGGATGCCCAAAAGCTGGCATATAAGTAACTTGCATTGATTTTGTGAAGTTGTAATGGACTATAGGCAGCCTTGGTCTTTGAAAAACATCTGGAGATTTGCAACTGCTACACCTATAGTCTATTATCATTTGTTCTCCAGACGTTGTTATCTATATGCCAGCTTTTTGTGATTTGGCTGCCTATAGTCCATTACTGTTTGTTCTCTGATAATTGTGCTGACATATTTATTTTTCCATTCCAAACAGTCTCTGGTTCTTATGTAAATCATCACCAATACATTTGCCCTGCTGACCATGACGAAATTTGCTCATTAACCTTTGTCTTTTTCTAATACTATTGTACTGTTGAACAGCTTCTGAATCTGCCCTACCAACGTCAGACAGTAATCCAGAAATTTGCTGTGATGTGATTTCTGAACAAAGCGTTCAAGCTGCTGATCTGGGGAGATGTACCAGCAATGGTGGAAAAGGGAACCCTGTTTTGACAAATCTGCACTCAGATAGTGCTGCTGATGATAGGATTCTTCCAGTACTGAATGATGGTAAGGGATGTTCATCAGATGGAAGACATTCGTCATTAGGTCTCGAGTTTCTGTTTACAGAAGTGTGCAAAGAAAGCTGTTCCAGAAATGTCGAAAATACTGCTGTAGAAGTTGATGGTGGAAACAAATCTAGCACTAGTGTATCTCCTGGTTTCTGTGTGGGCTCAGATTGTGGTCTGGAAGATGAGGATGTGCAACCTACTGGATTTGATGCTGATAAGAAACTTGATGTGGATCAGGATGTTGCAGAAGAAGGTATGAATCTTTCATAAGACTTTCTGATATTAATTGGTCacctatatttttttaatgtatCCTTTCCCCCCTTCCCAGAAGTTGTTGCTGAGGAGAAAAGTTATGATGAACATGTTGCTTCCAAAACTGACCTAAACACAAAGTTAAATGGTGAACTTACTGGTCTTGATATGGAATCGGATTGTGGCATTGCTGAAAAGAACGTGAGGCTTGTTGCAGATAATcctgatgaagaagaagctacAATTCAGGTCCTGCAGGGTTATGTACAAGAAGGTAAGCACCCACTGTGTGATATGTGGATAGTTAGTCTTTGAGTTGTACCATTAGGTGTTGTTTGAGAGTAATGCATAAATGTGTGTCAGGTGATTCTGAGAAGCCTTCGCAATTTTCAGCAACACCAGAGTGTAAACATGAATGTGGTTTGCCTGAGGAAACAGTATTGCACTCAAAGGAGAACAAGGGACGGTTATCAATTGCAGAACAATCACCATTTGGCCTACAATTCCTGTTCTCGAAGGAAAGCATAGAAAAATCTGTGGAGTATGGTGCCCTTGCTTCTGCAACAGTTCATATGGAAAATGGATTTGATGAATTAAAAGATTGCCATGTGAAGTGTATACTCGAAAAAACTCATGCGTCAGAACCTTTTTCACACCATGATACTGATGAAGGTAGTTGTTCGGTTTCCAAAAGTGATGTTTGTATGTGCACATCCCAGCAAGATAATGGAATAGAAGGTATAATACCacattccttttcttcttttattgtTTTTTCCTTCATAATTTCCTTCAGTTCCTGCAACCTATAGCTATGAGGTATGTTCTGTCATTTAAATGATACTCATAAGCTGTTCATTTTCGTAGGTTTATCGAAGGCTAGTCTTGATGAAGAATGGGTTTCATCAGGCTTTTTGTTGGATGCAAATCACATAAAGGAGTAAGTATAGTCTTTTCACTAAAAGTTCATATGTTATGGAAATGGTACGTGTTTGATCATTTTAAGATGGGAAATTCAATTTTGTAGTGTAACTAATTCTGAGGAAGCGGCTTGCAAGGGCGAAGGAAGTAAGAAGCCTGCCCATTCTGATGACCTTAAAGCTTCATCTGGAAAAACAGATGTCAAGGGGCCAGGTACAtcctatattttttttgattGGGTACTTCCTTTATTGATTCTACAATTCAATTactcttagggggtgtttggataccccatgctaaagtttagcacatgtcacatcggatgtttggatgctaattaggagtattaaatataggctaattacaagactaattacacagatggagtctaattcgcgagacgaatctattaagcctaattagtccatgatttgacaatgtagtgctaccgtaactatttgctaatgatggattaattaggcttaatagattcgtctcgcgaaatagcataggggttctgcaattagttttataattagctcatgtttagtcctcctaattagcatccgaacatccgatgtgacactgctaaagtttagcacctagtatccaaacaccccctaatttaGAAAACATATATCTAAGGTCTTTGTTCATTCAACACAAATTTAGTGGCTTCTCATCATACTAAAAGCATGATCACATATATTTTAAGTTTTAACAGTATTTTTTCCCCATAACCTACTGCAGGTGATAATCCATATAGTGTTACTGACACTGTATTCAACAGCGCCCTGCATGCTCCTGCCAATGACAACTATGATGCATGTTTAGATTCCAATACTGAACTAGTGCAGCAGGGTCATAAAGACCGATGCAGTGAGGACACGGAAGAACGATTTGCTTCCAAACCCTGGACAAATGATATTATTGAggatgcaattggcaaatacagTGGAACTGGAGTCGTACTGCTCCCGGCTGAAGAAAGATCACATGTACAAGATGGCCAACTTAACTCCAAGTTGGAAGGCGCAAAAGTTTTAGACTCTGGCCTTAATTTCAGTAAGGATATTAGTAGCATTTTGGATAATGGATCTGTTGTGGGCAGTATTGGTGAAAGAACTCTATCTAGTTCCGGTTTACCAAAAGATTCGTCCATAGAATATAATCTACGACAGGAGGTTTTAGATGGCTCCTCAGCGGAAACATTTCTTGATGGGTCCAATATTTGTGGGGGAAAAAATGTTTCTAGAGTAGGTCAGTAAATCACTTTTTATAAACACTTAAATTTCCTACTAGTACTATTGCTTTTCAATCGCTAAAAAAAACTCCCTAATGTGTATTTGTTCAAATGATGTGCCAGATACTATTGAAAATCCTTCATTTAATTTAGCAACTCCTGGTTATAAGCATGAAGGTGCTTTGTCTGAGGAAGCAGTACGCACAATGAAGAAATATGCTGGAACATGCTCATCAAATCCCAGAGAATTACTCATGGACCTGCAGGCCCTGTTCTCAAAGGAAAACATTGAAGAATCTGATTCGCAGGATGGCCTTGCATTCGCTGAAAGTCCCGGAGATGAATCGATTGATGTTAAACAACAGGTTGAGGTACATCTTGGTTCTAATCTGTCTCAGTTTGAATCAACTCATCTCTTGGATGGACTGATTGGGTGTTCCAAGACTGAAGTGCTGCATCAGGGTCATAAAGATGGATGCAGTGAGGATAGGGAAGAGCAAGTTGCTTCTGGACCCTGCGCAAATGATATTGTGGAGGCTGCCGCTGCCAGATACATAGAAAGTGGAGTGGTGCTGCTTCCATCCGAAGAAACATCAAATTTGAAAGATGGGCAGCTTAACCCCAAGAAGGAAAGCGCAATAGTTATGGAATCTGGCCTTAACTGTAGTAAAGATGTTACTAATACTTCAGACAATGGGTCTGTTGTGGACATCGTTGGTCAAAGGACTCCATCTGGTTCGGGTTTACCAGAAGATTATCGTACGGATCATAACCTGCAACAAGAGTTTTTAGATGGCTGCTCAGTGGAATCATCACTTCAAGGATCCACCATATCTTCGAAGAAAATTGTTTCTGGTGTAGCAGGTAACTTGGTGTGATTTATAAACCCTAAAGTTGTCTTCTTAAAATTATTGCTTATTAATTAATGGTGTTTGTTCAAATGAAGTGCCAGGTACCTTTGGGAATCCTTCATTTAGTCTAGCAACTCCTAATTATAAACATGAAGGTGCTTTGTCTGAGGAAGCAGTGTGCAAAATGAAAAATTATACTGGAACATGCTCGGCAGATCCCAGACATTTGCTCATGGAGCTGCAGTCCCTTTTCTCGGAGGGAAGCATTGAAAAAATTGATCCGCATGATGATCTTGCATTTCCAAGTGCTGGAAGAGGAAGAAATGAACCTGTTGACACACTTGTTTGTTCAGAGCCTGATACAAACCAAGGCATTTGCAAAGATCTCagcagagctgaagaaaaagagagTTGCATGTCTATTTCCGTGCAACACTATGAAAGTGGAGGTATAGTTTTATTTATATACAATCAACTTCTCATTTTGTTTGAAAGTATTCTGCTGTGCAATGTCATGTTGTCTAATCCTCACATAGAAAAAACTGACGATACTGTTTTACTTAGGGTTCTTGAGGTCGAGCCACATGAAAGATTGGGCAATGTCAGCCCAGATTGATTTGTCAGATGATGCCCGTCTTATTGAAAGGTAATTTTGTTTTGGATTACTAGAATTGCATACGTAATGAACCATGTGGACACTCCTTCAGTCATCTGATCATGCAATCACCATACCACAGGAATACTGGTGTTGAGGAAGTGCTTTgtgaggaaaaagagaaaagaaagtcTATGCCTACTTCAGATAGTGATGTTCTCCATGAAAAATCACGCTCCAATGAACATGGTAAGCCTGAACTTGTTTGCTCACTCAGGGAAATATGTTTTGTTGATGTCTGCATTGTTTGGTTCAGATGTAATTTCTGTCTTTTAACTTTTTATACTGCTGTAGCATGTTTCTGTTTTGATCTGTCCTTAGACTATTTCATACATCTAACATTGCATCTGAACAGGCTTGTTGTACTAGTGAAACTCAAATTTGCAGCACTTATTTGGCAATAGATTATTTGCATATTACCTCATCATTCATCTCTCTTATGTTAGGAATTTGTCGATCTCATGGCCAGAAGCATATTGTTGAAATTAACTCCAAGCAATCGAGTTGTGATTCTGAGATGATCCATCAAGATCATAAAGAAGAAAACTATGAACCTAATGAAGACAAAATCCTTGAAAACGGTATGTATGAAGATGCCCCAGTTAAAGGAATAGAAAGTGCAATTATGCTGCCCTCAGTTGCTGGGACGTTGAAAATGCCTGTTGAGCAGCTTAAGACCAACCTGGGTGATGAAGGTGAGGAACACAGCTTTAGCTGTGGTCAAGATATGATTGAAATCTTCTGTACTGGGTCAGCCAAGAAGGATCTGTTCCCGTTGCCCAAGGACTACCATGTGGACTCTTTCCAGAAACAGGATGTCCCCGATGTCCTTTCTTTACTTCAATCTCCTGAAGAATCTGCAAATTGTCTTGAAGAGAGTGTTACAGGATCAGGTCAGTACTTATGATGACTTGCTTATATCTTCTTGACTCACCTAAACTCTAACAAGTCATCTGTAAAAGATTATCTCATGACTCTTTTACATCAGGATCTTGTCAGACTAGTGGGCAACAATGTATAAATGAAGTCAGCGGTATGCAGGTGACTTCTAATATTGAAGTGTTCCATCAAGGTCATGaggaaagctatgaaaataatgaCGGCAAAATTACTCCTGGTATCCCTGCCAGCGGTGTGTCTGAAGCTGTAGATATTGAAAGATCGGAAACGGAAATAGGTCTGGCTCCTCCTGGAGGAACATCAGCATTGCCAGATGAGCAGCTTAACATGAAGGTTGAGAGCCACGAAGTTGATGAATACAGCTGTTGCTATGATGAGGACACTTCGAGCTTATTTGACACTGAATCGCTGTGCAGCAAAGCATCCAGTTTGGACAAAGACACTCACAAGGATCCTCCAAGTGATCTATCTACTCTGAGGTCCCCCGAAGTATCTACAGTTTTTCAGAACCAGTCTGTTCCAGGATCAGTAGGTATCATGTTGCTCGATCAGAATGTCCTGTTCAATTTCTTATTGTAGTATTTGCAGCACCTCTGACTCTACCCTTC from Setaria italica strain Yugu1 chromosome VII, Setaria_italica_v2.0, whole genome shotgun sequence includes the following:
- the LOC101770487 gene encoding uncharacterized protein LOC101770487 isoform X1; this encodes MDFAGMKRRALQALCKRHGLPAGGTNAALVARLDAALSGAAGAEEEEDVVGVAAKKGCLKRSVGDAGEAKKVTFAVEESRGRGKCHDAGSTDSAADDGFSAEAGANVTVRRSRRNSLTAAEAEEVEAAVTVGRKRKLRSQEIAEDVAVCAQVVVSSRVTRRSSLSGTTVLLPPAVEKKRGRGKAADSKDKLVADAQDSSVAASPAVVESKRSRRKGENCEPDVNKSAKVEVSTRTTRSRSVEAVVMSPTVVENKRRRKTGDAQPDAELPTVPQVPRNDAPVTRSLRNRVVQVNNSVVEETHTSQLLENKMQPSRPATRRHQQVASSVEEEKQEQLAATSKAPPLRRPGKNNSEVSNANSESNKLSSTLVEAKDSKTAQLLTRHNAKDEDVEKQPIVKEPVRRSTRRSVVSAMLDNEKDLFEEKNPEAHVRRSMRKSIVPVKDIKGAGEESQNAKGEDAAKQPAVKEPVRRSTRKSVVSVMHEKEEKDLIAEKNPEAHVRRSKRKSVVPAKDIEGVGEDIQNSKGADVQKQLVVKQPVRRSSRKSALPDMLENESGFLVAETNAEAHVRGSTRKSVLPNMLNKENPDHSKMARNENFEIGKCEDEKQQKVKEPVRRSRRSVATVMLEEQNKGLHEGKMTTIPMRRSTRKSVALNVVEKERTDHTEEVGSEQLGVGATKLKVTDQLTDGAVAVVASGNELQVEVAVQNNQGLQQSTGKSSDHNLSDGNERHPGSDKYASCERVGEEGLKLRKQRSSMEISSSANDSWNAEDFSGPKFRKQQSAQTPSEKDYTGANYDKPLRTQQASNSTSSKGRSSKRRRTTAPEEVMFAEEAKDDMVIREATKDTHKVSNEYSKESSSRIQEICQVNATREEISSSPLLGTVTLPDEICSAQSIHRVIPGSGSGDAAKESSDKSKQPQEHSDIQADDSHLSETRNGEVDQSSSIGELLPHNCFVSEDKPLMGEASESALPTSDSNPEICCDVISEQSVQAADLGRCTSNGGKGNPVLTNLHSDSAADDRILPVLNDGKGCSSDGRHSSLGLEFLFTEVCKESCSRNVENTAVEVDGGNKSSTSVSPGFCVGSDCGLEDEDVQPTGFDADKKLDVDQDVAEEEVVAEEKSYDEHVASKTDLNTKLNGELTGLDMESDCGIAEKNVRLVADNPDEEEATIQVLQGYVQEGDSEKPSQFSATPECKHECGLPEETVLHSKENKGRLSIAEQSPFGLQFLFSKESIEKSVEYGALASATVHMENGFDELKDCHVKCILEKTHASEPFSHHDTDEGSCSVSKSDVCMCTSQQDNGIEGLSKASLDEEWVSSGFLLDANHIKDVTNSEEAACKGEGSKKPAHSDDLKASSGKTDVKGPGDNPYSVTDTVFNSALHAPANDNYDACLDSNTELVQQGHKDRCSEDTEERFASKPWTNDIIEDAIGKYSGTGVVLLPAEERSHVQDGQLNSKLEGAKVLDSGLNFSKDISSILDNGSVVGSIGERTLSSSGLPKDSSIEYNLRQEVLDGSSAETFLDGSNICGGKNVSRVDTIENPSFNLATPGYKHEGALSEEAVRTMKKYAGTCSSNPRELLMDLQALFSKENIEESDSQDGLAFAESPGDESIDVKQQVEVHLGSNLSQFESTHLLDGLIGCSKTEVLHQGHKDGCSEDREEQVASGPCANDIVEAAAARYIESGVVLLPSEETSNLKDGQLNPKKESAIVMESGLNCSKDVTNTSDNGSVVDIVGQRTPSGSGLPEDYRTDHNLQQEFLDGCSVESSLQGSTISSKKIVSGVAVPGTFGNPSFSLATPNYKHEGALSEEAVCKMKNYTGTCSADPRHLLMELQSLFSEGSIEKIDPHDDLAFPSAGRGRNEPVDTLVCSEPDTNQGICKDLSRAEEKESCMSISVQHYESGGFLRSSHMKDWAMSAQIDLSDDARLIERNTGVEEVLCEEKEKRKSMPTSDSDVLHEKSRSNEHGICRSHGQKHIVEINSKQSSCDSEMIHQDHKEENYEPNEDKILENGMYEDAPVKGIESAIMLPSVAGTLKMPVEQLKTNLGDEGEEHSFSCGQDMIEIFCTGSAKKDLFPLPKDYHVDSFQKQDVPDVLSLLQSPEESANCLEESVTGSGSCQTSGQQCINEVSGMQVTSNIEVFHQGHEESYENNDGKITPGIPASGVSEAVDIERSETEIGLAPPGGTSALPDEQLNMKVESHEVDEYSCCYDEDTSSLFDTESLCSKASSLDKDTHKDPPSDLSTLRSPEVSTVFQNQSVPGSVGICQSSRRRGIDELRAKLQSFKVSSTVKGSYIAMSAPRPKPGDNLGQSAIALLRNRENAPPAKAGHHAMPNPDRSVAKESSRLALQPISGRPRDH